cctgtccatgaccaactcctggagcttgctcaaactcatgtccattgagtcagtgatgccatccaaccatctcatcctctgttgtccccttttcctcctgccttcaatctttcccagaatcagggtctttttcaatgagtcagttctttgcattatgtggccaaaatattggaactccAGCTTCAGCgtgagtcctttcaatgaatattcaggactgatttcctttaggatttactggtttgatctccttgctgtccaagggactctcaagagtcttctccaataccacagttgaaaagcccCAATACTTAGCAGAATTAACTTAGCaatgtattataaataatatcCCATTTGCTTCTTTCTATGTTTCCTAATCCTTACTTGTTTCACCCCATTATACTGAGTCAAGGACTTTTATAATCTGTCTTGCTTTCAGATGGTCTAAAAAGTTGTGTCAGTATTTACATTGAGTTGGGAGCTCCTGAACTCCAGAAAAAAGCCCTCTTTGCCCTTCTGGTCTCACAATCTTGGCAACACCTCTAGTTTAATGAATgggtattaattttttatatgtcCATGTTATGGAACCATGAATGCTGTTAGCATATTAATTGCAATGCTTAGATTTAAGATACCCTTCTAAATTTCTACAGCTAAGGAAAGCTACATTATGCCAAATGGGAGTATTTGTAACATGTCCTTAAATATCATtagaagaaagtgttagtcgctcagtcatgtccagctctttacaagtccatggatggtagcctgccaggctcctctgtccatgtgattctccaggcaagaatactggagtgggttgaattccattctctagaggatcttcccatcacagggattgaacccaggtctccttcattgcaggcatattctctaccatctgagctaaaTATGGTTAGACTTCCAGTCAAATCATGTAATTGTGGTGTCCAGACCTTAATTTCTATAGATATAAACCAATCAGGTTTCCATTCTCATCCTTGTTTTTGGAGTCCTCACAATCTAGACTAACTTGGTAGTAGAGTTTGTTCAGAAGACTGATTTAAAAGAACAGCTATAGGCTTGCTTGTCCTAGTCAAATCCTCTAGATAAGTAACAATGCTGAAGAAAGGCATAGAATCAGAGGACTTGATTCCAAGTGAATTAGAGACTTGAGTCCATATCTCCCAAGACAAGTTATTGAATATCTCTGTGACTCAGcagtttcatctgtaaaattgaggTAAATTGTTAATAATCAGCATCATGAGATttctgtaaaaattaaataaagaaacatAGTGGTTTGAACTCAGATTTTCTGGATTCAGAAACTGATTGCACAACTTTCCAGCTGCATCATTCTGGGCatctacttaacctctctgtgtacCAGATAATTTATTTGTCAAATAGAAATAATAGAACTACGACTATATGGTTTTTATGCAAAATAAGCCAGCTAATATATCATTGTGctagaacagggcctggcataTTATAAGTAGAGATTATTGTTTGCTAAATAAAGTCCTAGGCATCTAAAGATGTTAATACGTAATAGTGAAAATAATTGCTATCATTATTACTAATTCCAAGATGCCTACCAGCTGGTTTATAAGTATATACAAATGagaataagaaatattttgatttcAATTTAAGCACCCAGTAAAGCAGTATTTAGTAGGTCCTAAGTGTGATACTGGTAAACAAAAATTTATAGGTCATCAGAAATGTTAAGAAGAAATCCTAAGAATATATTCTGACACTTACCTTTCTCAGGGCCTCCTTTACATCTCTGTTCCTCAGACTGTAGATGAGGGGGTTCAACATGGGGATCACCACTGTGTAGAATACAGACAGCACTTTGTTCTGGTCAGTTGAGTAGGTGGATTTGGGCATCACATAAATAAAGGTAATCGTTCCATAGTAGAGAGTGACTGCAGTGAGGTGAGAGgtgcaggtggagaaggccttgTGTCTCCCTTCAGTGGAGCGCATCTTCAGGATGGTGTTGAGGATGCAGATGTAAGAGAGAGCTATGATGGACACTGTGAATGCAAGGATAGATCCAGATGAGATGGAAGGGATAATTTCAATGATGGAGACATCTGAGCAGGAAAGTTTCAACAGAGGGGAGAAATCACAGAAAAAGTCATTTATGTGATTTGGTCCACAGAAAGACAGAGTCAATAGACAACTAGTAAATGTCCAAGCATTGACACATCCACCTAGGTAAGATACCCCAATCAagagagcacagactctgggggACATGTGGGTGGAGTAGAAAAGGGGCaagcagatggccacatagcggtcataggccatggcaGCCAGCAGGAAGCACTCAGCTGACCCAAACATGACCACAAAACACAGCTGAGCTTCACAGCCAGAAGCAGTGATGGTCACTCCTTGCCTCAGGAATCCTATAAGCATCATCGGTGTGACGGATGTGGTACACCCACTGTCCACAAAAGCCAAATGACTTAGAAAAAGGTACATGGGGGTGTGAAGCTGGGAACAAATTCTTATTAGAATAATTATGCTGATATTGCCTACTAAGGTGACAGCATAGATTCCTAGAAATACCACAAAAAAGATGCCACAAAGTGTAGGATCCTCTGTTAACCCCAAAAGGATGAATTCTGTCACACTGGTGTGGTTTCCAAACTTCATGTCCTCTGGGAATTGTTCCTGTtgagggaaattttaaaattgattaaaaaaaatgttttcattctacACATTCTTGGTTTTCTTTGGTTATTCATTACACTTATTCATAATAATTTCTCCCTCTGCCTAGCTGTAAATATGGTGCTGTATAGGATTGCTTTGTCCCTTTACACAAAAGAAGAATGATTCAACCTCACTCTCTGGGAATTcagttatattcttttatttatctaATATTTATTCTAAAACCCCTTTCCAAACTTTATTTGTAGAAAGATCTGTCTCCCAAGATCCAGGTCTATAGTTTCAGTCATCTTGGAAGTCTTCAGTTAGAAATCCCACAAATACCTCAAACTCAGCCTCCCCCAGACCAAACTCATCCTTTCATTAGACCATTCCTCCTGTCCTGTGTTTGTGGAATCCACAATCCACACAATTGCTCATGTCTGAAACATGGAagttgaaaggttgttgctgaaccatgaaagatgctgggattcttgtgctccagaggagaagaagTCAATTTGGGACCAGAGACAAGGTTTGATCATTCAGTTTTTgcgtaataaagttttattaaagtataaaagagatagagaaagcttctgacacagacgtCAGAAAGGGTCATAAAGAATGTCCCCCTGCTATTCTTTAGccagatgttatatagctactagcggtctgctaattagagaatggaaatgtctcaaaactcagagactggcaccaggcccctcacccacaacatgctgTGGTGGGTCATccagggccataaaatgattgacaggaatcttgaagaaaggtagatttccatacaaatatatagtttcattaacatagattggGAGAACAATGTATAACATATTGGTTTGCCAAGTCTGTTCTGAGCCTTTaggcagaaccgacttgaagacagagtctcgggtaaatgcatagtacattaacatagcttaagacaaacatttccatgagaaagatgcattggttaactcaaggtttgagaaaaattCACTTGGAACCAGGtatcattatggcaacacagaattttaagataaacctctttttaaatttgtatagagatggggaaaaaatatagCACTAATATGTTTCCTCCTGCCACgtaagagagacagaaaaaatgTCTGAAACTTGCAGCCTAtgtcctccatttggagacccctggccttccagCCTATTATCCTCTCAAAGTGATCCTAGCCTTCTTCCTCTCATTGTACCACATCTAATAAAATCCTATTGATACTATCTACAATTTagctcttcattttatttatccattcctatATTTCCACTGCTAGTTTTCCTACTGTAGGTGAGGCcctgttcatttttctcttttattttattcatctgtttgCCTCCTTGTCTTCATTCTTCTGCCATTATAATTCACGGTACATCTGCCAAAGTAATCTCTTGCTGAAGTAAAATGGTGATGCCAAAGTGATCCTTTCAAGTCTTTCATGATTTCTTTGGCCTCCAAGATGAACCTACTCTtcttagcacagcacagtgtaCGCTTTCTGATGTATCACCTGCATATGACTCTCTGCTTCTCGCTCAGGATGTTTCCATCCAGCACTTGCACTAATCCAACCTTTTTGAACTATTCAGTCTCCTCCGTTCATCTGTCTTATTTGGCCTTTAATCCTTGTTCTCCAACTTGGATGGCCCCCAACTTTCCATTATCATTACCTTGGGTGTCTTCTACTCCTCCTTCAAGTTCATTCTCTACAAAATCTACTCTGACATCTAAGGTATAATCAgataaatttcctttttgttgACCTCATGCTTTGAAGATGTTTAGATTGTGTTTCTTTGTACTAAATTatgggattttgttttgttttttgcttgctTACATTTTATTCCTCCCAATTAATACATAGTCTCCTCGAAATGGTGTTTATTCCTGTATCACAAATAACTAGTGTTTGGGACTAATATGTGCTGGAGAAAACCTGTTACTAGAATTTATACATGACTTGTATAATGCATATGCCAGGTGGAATATACTTCCCAATTCCTTTGTACAATATTTATGGAGCTTTATATTCTATCCTTAGTTACTTTTTGAAATGTATCTCCCTATATACTTCTTTGctaatgttaggtagttagaataggaaaaggagtccagaatggtggtggctaaaagacaaggaagggaaacactcatgaaaatagaacaaaggaaggtccgaggaccaaaGTGAAGACCTCacgtagaacaaacagcactcctggctagcccaatttacatagggaaggcccagggggaggaggaaaaacacataaaaagaggagccaaaaggcCGGGGTCTCTCTGAACTGCTCGCTCACTTGCACGTGCTCTCTTTCGCTGtcacgctctctctctctttttctcttcacgtcttttgggttggcatgctctcacacctcgaggatgtattttcctttattttctaaataaaactgagctgtaacacggagctgtaataCTGGTCCATCCAAGAGCTGGTCCCTTGCTTCagatttttgttgtgatgagacagaacctaggaaattacaaactcccacGACATCTACTTTTGTGCTTTTAAGAGTCATGTTAACCCAACCCTGTGATTCAGTGTTATAGTTTCTAATTTTCATAGAAAGACAGTTTTCTAACAGCATTATTTCAATTAAGGTTTGAAACATTTGccataaatgataaatataagTACCAAATATCTTCAcaattcttgctgctgctaagtcacttcagttgtgtccaactctgtgtgaccccatagacagcagcccaccaggctgccccgtccctggggttctccaggcaagaacactggagtgggttaccgtttccttctccaatgcatgaaagggaaaagtgcaagtgaagtcgctcagtcatgtctgactctagtgaccccatggactgcagcctaccaggctcctccatccatgggattttccaggcaagagtactggagtggggtgccattgcacaattcttaatttattaaaaattcctCACTTTAGAATAGAGCATTTAGTGTTTCCAGTGGTGGAGCTTCAACAGAATGAATCATGAGATATTATGAACCAACAGCTGAGAATCTACAGCTCATTATTCCTTAAGTGCACTTAAATTACTCTAGTGACAGGCAAGGTTACTACCAGGCGTGTTAATTTTATGAattctatgtaaaaaaaaaaaatctgtttttggtTTCTCAATTGCTGTCTATGAGTCTAATGGCACAAACCACCTCCTTTCAGAGTTTAATGACACAAACCATCTCCTTTCAGTGCCAAAGCAATGATACTTGAATACAGCCAGCACACCTCCACTGTCTTCCCTTTACCAAAATTAACATTCATAGATCTGTTGCCCATTCCACCTGTGGCATACTTTCCAGAGCCCTCCCTGTTTTGCTCTCAGCTTCTGAACATACTCTCAGTTGAGGACTGAGCCAAGCACCGAGCAGCATGTGTGCTCTTTGCCTTCTGACTCAAGCGGAGATAAGTGGGGCCGATCCTGCATTCACTGCGCACACAGTGGGCTTCAGTCTGTGCTGACAGAAGTCACGGAGACTGGAGATGGAAAGTTCAAATCCTCCCAGTGGCCAATTATTTTCACTTGTACATGACACTTGAATCTCTCTGattctcagtattttttttttttttgtaaaatggtAGTAACTGTCCCCATATAATATCTTTGTTGTGAGATTGAAAGAAATGACAGCTGCAAAGTATTTAAAGGTGTTTTGTCATACATAAGAGCTGTGTTTttcattaagtaaaaataaatagtgGATAGATTTTCAGTTAGTTAAAATTTTTATGAGAAGtataatataaattttctttgaaCACATCAGGAGATTTTCCACAAATCCAAAAGAAGTCAGGAAGTATAGGATCTGATGGTTTTTAGTTCTGGACCATGTCATTAATAATCATATGCATAATATGAGAACTGATTCttgcccttcccttcctctccactGACTACCTAGGGATCTTCTAGAGCTCTATGTCATCCCATTCATGCTTCAGATTCTGAGTCTCCCCAATCCTTTCCTTCAATGATTGTGTCATATTTGTTGATGATTAGGGGTCATAGGGCGAAGAGCCTCATGCAACCTGAATATCGGGTGGTTTCTTcctggtttccttttctttttttttaatttaattttatttttaaactttacaatattgcattagttttgccaaattccTTTTCATAGCTGCAGTTACACAAGTTTAGCAGCAGCTTGGCTGCCACAGACCATCCACACTTCTCTGGGATCTCCTGGGAAGTCTATTTTGCATGCCTGGAATGACCTTTCTGCAGTGCATatctttttccccttaaaaatagttgttttttttttaaattagaggatcattgctttacaatgttatgttggtttcttgCATACAACCTTATGaaccagccatacatatacatacgacccctccctcttgaaccttcctcccacttccTACCCCATCTCACTCCTCTTGGTTATCATAGAGCACCAATCTGAGCTACCTgtattatacagcaacttctcactagctatctgttttacatatggtagtgtatatgttccaatgctactctctcaattaaCCCCACCCTCAATTTCCCTCCTCTATGTCCACACAtctattctccatgtctgtgtctctagtCCCTGTAGTGTAAACCTTGCTAAGGCCACAGTTTCCTCAGGGGTCACAAAACAAAGTTGttgagtttcttttatttttaatttctcattgagcaaacaaaaaaattaaattatttaaataaaatccaTGATTACTGCACTCACCTTTTAGAGCCAGATTTGCTGTTGCTGAATTTCAAAGAGAATTTTAGAAAGCAGACATTTTCCACTCACTCTTAAAGCAGTTGTGCACTGACTACCTGACAATATTAACAAGAAATGCTGTCCTCCATTTAAGAACATAGTTACATACATTCTGTGATAGGGTCTTTTTTGTGTattgggaggaaaagaaaggctCTAATGGAATTCCCCAGGGCTGTTGCTGCTTGCCCCTTTGAGGTAAATTCCTCGGACTGCTCTCCAGAAGTGACTCATGGAGCCAGGTGTCTCATTAAGGTGGCATAAATGGAAGGTCCAGTTCCCAACAAAAGGTATATTTCTGAGGATCCTGATGGAAGCTTTGTCCAGAGACCAGGAGGAAAAACTGTTGAAATAGAAATTTGATGGGCGATGGAGACCAGAGTCAGTGTCACCAGGGCTCCAATTTCCTCTCtgtagaaaaaaacattttctttaattgaGAACATCAGGTAGTGGGGAAAGCCCTGGAGTAATATGAGTCAGTTAGCAGAAAGTAAGCAGAAGAAAGCGGAGTCCACTGTTACTCAAACTGTACTAATAGTCCCTGGGCAGGTGCTGGCTGGCAAACTATTTCTTGTCAGTCCCTGTCCAAATAAGAACAGGGGTTTTGGGGAACCATTTGTACTCTTTATAGCAATTTGAGAAAGTAACTTTAAGTGTATTGACGCCAATAACTTTTTTAAATGGGTTTATTCTgttgtattttagtttttcttattttgttagtAATTCTCATTTTACTATTTTCCTAACAAGTATTGACCCATGGACACCCCGGGAGAAGTGATCCTTTATTTAAATAGTTTGAGAAACACTAGATGTGGCTTTTGTacccaggagacctggggtcagtTTGAGGTGGATGAATTGAGTGAAAGTTTTTAACTTCTTTGAGACTCAATTTtatgatctgtaaaatggggttgattattcacattttatagtCTATTCATGATATTTCAAAGGGTTAATACATAATTATCTAGAAAAGTTACCTAAAGTTATTGTTGTGTCTCAAATATGTGACAAATGGAACAAAGCTTCTGGATGTGTTACATTTTGCCACTTACTCTATTTTATCCTTAGTCCCAGATACTTCCTTCTTTGAGATTCAAGACATTCCAACTCTGGCATCTCTCGTACCTAACCCTAATTGATCTCCCTGCTGCTCATCCCCTGAGAATTTAGCACCTGTGTGACCATTTTCCTCTCCATCTCTTTGTCATGAGCAATGGCAACTTCTAATCATTTGAATATCTCAACTGACAACTTGATCtcaaatttcttctaatttcttgatTCCAATAACTTTTATCCATAGTCTCTTTATGAAACCTATCATATTCATATCATAAATTTCACTAATTGTCTTTTTTGTTCCACAACTTAAGTGTAAACATGTGTAATGACCATGTTAAAGCTTAACCAGCCAAAGGCCATGAGAAATAAACCTATAGTGCAACAAAATCAAGTTTATTGGGTTAGCACAGCAAGGGAGAGCTCTCCAAATAATTATCACATGTATCCTGACAATGGAGAGAGGGCACATGACTTTTGAAAGGTTTGGATTCTTATTGAAGGATACCAAGGAGGGATTAGGTGTTGTGGGCTTCAGTTCTGGACAGGTTGCTGACATGGTGGTGAGATTAAGAGGGACTAATCTGAGGTTGAAAGTTCTCATGAAATGATGACAATTtaacaaggctatggtttttccagtggtcatgtatggatgtgagagttggactataaagaaagctgagtgccgaagaattgatgcttttgaactgtggtgttggagaagactcttgagagtcccttggactgcaaggagatccaaccagtccatcctaaaggagatcagtcctgggtattcattggaaggactgatgttgaagctgaaactccaatactttggccacctcatgcgaagagttggctcattggaaaagaccctgatgctgggaaagattgagggcaggaagggaaggggatgacaaaggatgagatggttggatggcatcatcgactcgatggacatgggtttgggtggactccgggagttggtgatggacagggaggcctggcatgctgtggttcatggggtcgcaaagagtcggacatgactgagtgactgaactgaactgaactaacatttGATTGTCTCTTGTATTAGTTTGGAAGAACATTTCAGGTTTAGGTATATTGTTGATAAGAAAACAGTAATTACTGAAAAATTAGATCATTATGACATTGTTAAAATTGCTGCATAAGAGTTGAAGAAACAATGTTTTCTACTAATTTTGTTGTTAGATTATTCTATGTCCATCCTCCAAGCCTGAAGAATGACagggatgtttttctttttcagtcccaCAAACTGTGTTTCTctagaaaatatttaattctcattatttactaaatttcagttcatttcagttgctcagtcatgtccaactgtttgagaccccatggactacagcatgccaggcttccctgtccatcaccaactcctggagcctgctcaaactcatgccctttgagttggtgatgccctccaattAAATTACTAAATTTATTGATATAAGTTT
This portion of the Bos taurus isolate L1 Dominette 01449 registration number 42190680 breed Hereford chromosome 15, ARS-UCD2.0, whole genome shotgun sequence genome encodes:
- the OR5P1D gene encoding olfactory receptor family 5 subfamily P member 1D, whose product is MKFGNHTSVTEFILLGLTEDPTLCGIFFVVFLGIYAVTLVGNISIIILIRICSQLHTPMYLFLSHLAFVDSGCTTSVTPMMLIGFLRQGVTITASGCEAQLCFVVMFGSAECFLLAAMAYDRYVAICLPLFYSTHMSPRVCALLIGVSYLGGCVNAWTFTSCLLTLSFCGPNHINDFFCDFSPLLKLSCSDVSIIEIIPSISSGSILAFTVSIIALSYICILNTILKMRSTEGRHKAFSTCTSHLTAVTLYYGTITFIYVMPKSTYSTDQNKVLSVFYTVVIPMLNPLIYSLRNRDVKEALRKVSVRIYS